The sequence below is a genomic window from Saccopteryx leptura isolate mSacLep1 chromosome 3, mSacLep1_pri_phased_curated, whole genome shotgun sequence.
TTACTTGTTCTGTAAATGTTCACTCAGAAGTAAGGCCCGAGCAGTTTTTTTCACCAATCAGAAACCAAGCCTCAGAATTTAGGATGAATCCAAATTCCTGAATTCAAATCTCAGCTGTCACTTTATAGATATGTGTGACCTTTGATATGTGAGCTCAGTGACCTCATTTGTAACAGGGATAATACCTACTCTGGGGTTGTAAGAATGAAATGATTTAAGTGTTTAGGACAGATCTCCAGCACACTGTCTTCAGTAAAGGATGTCCCCACTTCCATTCCCAGAGGACTAACAAAAGCCTTTAAAAACtgagtctggcctgaccaggcggtggcacagtggatagagtgtcagactgagatgcagaggacccaggttcgagtccccaaggttgccagcttgagcgcaggctcatctagtttgagcaaaagctcaccagcttggacccaaggtcactggcttgagcaaggggttactcggtctgctgtagccccatggtcaaggcacatatgagaaagcaatcaatgaacaactaaggtgtcacaacgaaaaactaatgattgatgcttctcatctctctccgttcctgtctatctgtccctatctatccctctctctgactctctctctgtctttgtaaaaaaaacaaaaacaaaaaaactgagtttgtcctgactgggtagctcagttggttagagcattgttccccAGCTCAGAGATCgtcagttcaatcccaggtcagggtacattcAGGAataggttgatgttcctgtctctctctgttccttcctctctctctctctcaaatcaataaattaaaaaaattttaagttaaaatataaaaactgagtTGATTTTGAAGTTGTCTGATGAAACAAGGTACACAACCTTTTTCAGTGTGACATTCATATTTTTGTGCCCATATTAATACAtttgaaacaaaaaacaacttcacAGATGTTCACCTGGGCTGATCATCAAGACCTCACCAATCAAAACCAGAAATGGTATCACAACTGGGCTTTTTCACTGCCATCAAGTCTCCTTGTCCTTGTTCCATCCTCTGATGTAGGGCACTAAGATGTAAGATGTTGGGATTCTGCAAATCCAAcagagggatggggggagaggaaaaagaaaaagtgggaaggttttgatcatttaaaaagataaaaaatatcagTACTGCATCATTTTGGCAAGATTGGAAGGCAAGTCAGAAGGAATAGAAGAATGGGGTGTTGGAATGCAGGGTCAGAATACCCTGAGGAAAGTCATTTGCCCAGCCCCTGCCTGCAGGGTGTTGTAGTCAGAACCAAAGCGACCCAAAAGTTCCTCATCACCCAGGCCATCCTGTGACAACCAGATGCCACACGAGAGCACTCTAGAGCTGAACTAGGCATCCACCTATATAGCCCTGTGAATGTGCCCCACCATTCCACACGCCCTTCCTGTAGTCATACTTGGGCCTTCTCTTAATatagggagcctgacctgtggtggcacagtggataaatcgttgacctggaatgctgaggtcactggtttcaaactccgggcttgcccagtcaaggtatatacaagaagcaactactacaagttgatgcttcccgctcctccccaccctttctctagcctctaaaatcaattaaaaacaaacaaacaaagcccgACCACATTGGAAACCCTGGCTAGGTGGATTAGTGGATATAGTGTCATCCTGgtgtgccaaggtcatgggtttaaTCCTTGGTCagcgcacatacaagaagcaaccaatgagcgcaaaactaaatggaacaactaagtgaaacaagttgatgcttctctctctccccgtcccccctcACCCttacttctctctcaaatcaacgggAGAAAAAAAGCACATTGGGCACTAGAGAACCACTGTTTTGTCTCCTTGACAGTTCTGCTCATGCAGCTTTTATAGCCACCTATAAACTGGCAATGCAAGGCTCTTAGGGGGTCACCTGCATCAGAATTGGTGTGCTCAAAGCATCAATTCCACGGTCTCATCCACATATACTTGCTGGATCTGAAATCTCTGGGAGAATCGCCTAACACAAATTAAAGTTTGAGAATCTTTGCCTGTCTAAACTCAAACCTCAGCATCCAATAGGGTTTGATGagtgccattaaaaaaaattttttttagaggaaagggggagaaactTCAATTTGTTCAACTTGGTTGTGCATTtgctggttgcttcttgtatgtgccctgaccagaaactgaacctgcaaccctggagCATGGgatgatgttttaaccaactgagctggccAGCCAGGACAGTGCCATTTTTTTACATTGGTTAAATTGAGGATGGTGGATATTTCAGTAGGGTGATGGTGAATAGTGAGTCTTGTTCATAAACTTGTTTGCACAAATAAATTTTTCTCAGGTGGGAGTCCAAAATTTCCTTTAGAAGCTCTAAAAAGGAACAACAGTAGAGGAAGGGTGGTCACCTGTCAcaaagcctttcttttctctctcttttttttaagcctttcTTTTCTGCTGAAAGCATCTTTATCTTGGGGTCAACCAGCACCCTGAGGTTTTGTACCCCATTCCCATCCCTTTTCTTCATTCAGCCTGATTGTTAGCTGGTTTTGCAAGTATAAACCCTCCAATTATTGTAAGTACTGATTTGATATGACTGACATGTTACACTTCCTCATGAGAGGAGGCAATTTGAGGACAAATCTATACCTGGGTTAAGGGGGGCAGGGTCTGGCATGATGGGCTCATTTGACTGGAGTCCTTTCTGCAGGGTATAAGGTTACTGAAAGATAGTGCCTGGGATCAACACAGCCTGATCAAAAACTGTTTTAACAAATAACTGCTCTTCATTAGGAACTATCAAGATACCAAATGagtgcttttactttttaaaaattactaaactaAGCATACTGTAGcaaaatctttattaaaagtaTTAGAAGACCTGGTTTTTAGCCTGTCTCCACCACTTGTGTATCCTTgctgtctttttcttctctgagccCTCATTTTCTCACCTGAGCAACCGGCAAACCCAGTCTGTCTTAGAGCCCCActgctgagggtgacaggactgctGAAGGGAGTCCAGAGTAACGTGGAGGCCTAAGTGCGCAGCAGAGGCTGAATGCGCAGATCTTGGGCCTCTCTTTCCTCTGGTTTTAGTACAAACAGCTTCCCTTTTACCCCTCATTTATTAGTGTTCCAAATAAGAATTCTAATAAAAAGACTAGAAtcctctggggtggggggcttgtTTTCCTTAGGGTATACCTCTTAGGAACAAGACTGCCGTAACAACTGAGCATTCCTACTGGTCACACActcactaccccccccccccaagtatgCAGAAAGCAGTAAAGCATGAGGAAAGCAGGAATGATTAAACCAGATCAAATCAGGCTTCAATTCAAGCTCAGCTTTATTTGGGTtaaatgaccttgggcaagtcactttactGCTTTTGACTTCAGATTTCTTCCCTGCAAAATGTTCTTCCAGATCAGTctgaaaattattccaaaaactGTAGCAAAGTATTTCAGACAAACTAGACATTTAAACATCAGTCAGCCATACCAACCATTCCTCTCCCACAACATCTGTTAGCTGAGCCAGAGTCCAACTCCAGGCTGGCATCAAGGCACCTCCTCTTTTGAAGCTTCCTCCCCCAGCCAACCCTTAGAATCTTGAACTCCACAGCTGGGTCTGGTCCCAGGAGCTACCTTCCTCCACTGCTGGAGAGATCATGCCTTTTCCagacctgtatgtgccctcaggGATCCATAGCAAGAAAACCAGATGGCCTTGAAGGAGACAGCTTACATCAGGCCAGGAAGAGGCCAGGAAGTCGGGGAGAGTGACGGTGAGAAGACTGATTTCCCCAAATGTTCCCACCATCAGTAGAAACACCTTCAGGCTTTTCTACAAAACTGTGGGGACCTCTAGTGGCAAGAGAGCCATGCTGCTTCCATCTAGAACCAGAGTGAAGTCCCCGCTTCCCAGGAGCCCTAACTTTGGAATTTAGATCTTCAATTCAGCAAATACagtgtaaagtcatggtgcacttttgaccagtcacaggaaagcaacaaaagatgatagaaatgtaaaatctgcaccaaataaaaggaaaactctcccagtttcatacctattcagtgcagtagctatcccgtatagcctctacagactcgtcactgactgatggcctaccagaacggggtttctccaccaaactgccggtttccttcaactgcttatccctccgagtaatgttattcctatgtggtggcgctttgttataaacgcgtcGATATTCACATagcattttggtcacggattcaaatttagtaaGCCACAgaccacactgaactttcctctgtaccgtccacatctcgactgacatggccgtgggctgctccgccatgtacatggtgttatgtcatcgtctgcgcacatactgccacatcatcctacagaaactgggagggttttccttttatttggtgtagatttcacatttctattgtcttttattgctttcctgtgaccggtcaaaagtgcaccatgactttatggacacactgtatttactgaGCTCCTACTACTTGCGAGGCCCTGTTCTAGACACTGAAAACACAGCCATAAAAAGTACCTGGACTCATGGCTCCCAAACTCCACCCCATACAGCCAGGCCAGTCAAAAGCACATAAATGTCCAACTTAGTCTTTATTGACGATTTTACCTTGGGGCCACCAGTGCTAACAGATGGAAGGGTGAGAGGCACCTTTATGCGTATCAGGATGCCAGAACACCCCTCAGAAATGAATAAATCCGGTTATACAACTTATATAGCGGTTGGGAGGAGTGGAGGAAGGGGTACTGTATATATAGAAATTTAACTGGAGTTTCTTCAGCAATAGGGCACGGTGCTGCTGAAGAGGACAATGTGCAGGGTCAGCCACTGATCTGGACCCCCTCCGCCTCAGTCAGAGGGTAGATCTCAATGGCCTCCACCAGGGGCAGCGTCTCCACTGCAGTCTCCATTACTGCCAGGCCAACagcagcctctgcctctgccagcTGCTGCCGCACAGCTGCCTGATGCTGCTGTTGGTGGGTCTTGCGGTGTTTCCACAGGTTGGAGAAGGAGCGGTAGCTCTTGCCACAGTCAGGGCAGGAGTAGGGCCGTTCGCCCGTGTGAATGCGGCGATGTTCTGCCAGGCGCATGGAGATGGCAAAGGCCTTGCCACACACTTCACAGGCAAAGGGCCGCTCACCCGTGTGTAGGCGCCGGTGGTCCTTCAGGTGGGTACTCTGACGGAAGGCCTTGCCACAGTCTGGACACGGGTAGGGCCGCTCGCCTGTGTGGATGCGCCGGTGCACCTGCAGTGACGTCTCTGTGCTGAAGAGCTTCTTGCACTCACTGCACTCCAGGCCCCGGCGTCGAGCAGGGGCTGCAGTGCCTGCAGGGGCTGTAGCAGCAGTGCCTGCAAGGGCCACAGGGGACGCCACTGGCGTGCGAGTGGCTCTTggggcccggggcgctgggggcTCCTTAGCTAGGACCTCTCCAGGCCCAGCAGCTGCATGGGCCGCCTCATGTGCTTGCAGCCGAGCAGCTGAGCCCACTTTTTTGCCACAGGTACCACACTCAAAGCGCCTTGGGCcctgagcagcagcagctgcacAGCGGTGTTCACGGAGGCGCAGTGAGGAAGGGAAGGCAGCCCCACAGGATGGGCAGCGGTGAGGCTGGCGCCCAGCATGGGCCACAAGCTGGTGCACTTCCAGCAGCCGGCGCAGCAAGAAGGAGCGGGGGCACTCGCGACACTTGTAGGGGTACTCGCCAGTGTGGTGGTAGCGGTGCATGAGCAGACGATAGGGGCGGTGAAAACGCACGCCGCACTCCTGGCAGCGGTAGGGGAAGTGCTGGGCATGCACCAGGCGATGCTGCCTCAGTGTGGAGCTTTGTGTGAAAGCCTTGCCGCAGTCCCCACACCGGTAGGGCCGTTCCCCCGTGTGTGTGAGCCGGTGGCGGGCCAGGTTGGCAGGCGAGTTGAAGGGCTTAGAGCAGtctgggcaggggaagggccgtTCGCCTGTGTGTGTGCGCAAATGGTTTCGCACATGAGACTTCTTCTTGAACATCTTGCCACAAATGCCACACTTATGGCGCCGTTCTAGCCGGTGCACAAAACGCTGGTGCCGGGTGAGCTGTAATGCCTTGCCAAACTCACGGCTGCATAGTAGGCAGCGGTAGGTGCCTGGGGCAGCAGGCTCTGCTGAGCTCTCTTCAGACATGGGGGGCTCTGAAACCTCTGGCTCTCCAGTTTCTGCTGAAGCTGGCTCAGAGAAACCAGTAACAGGCTCCTCTGGTGGGACTGGTGTTGAGGGTAAAGGGACACCTCCCACCCCGTGGGTACGCCGATGATAAAGGAACTTGGTAAGGTTGACAAAGTTCTTTCCACATGGACACGAATGCAGAGGATTTGGGGTGTGGGCTCGCCGATGGGCCAGGAGGAGGGCCTCTGTCCCAAAGGCCAGACCACAGTCCACACAAAGGAAGTGAGACTCACTGCTGTGGTCTCCGAGGTGCTGGTCCAGACTGGAAGGACTAGGGAAGACACGACTGCACAGGGGGCACTTAAAGACACCCTCCCGGTGACTCCGCAGGTGCTGTTGTAGCTGGTGAGGTGAGAGAAAGAGCTGATCACAGGCTGAGCAAAAGAGCTCCTGGGTGGCTGCCCCACCTGGCTCTCCACTGTTGTTCTTCCGGGCCTTGCGTCCCCGGCGATCACGGCCAATGGCTTCACCATTGCGCAGCTCATAACTGTGGTCAGAGGATGGTAGGGGAT
It includes:
- the ZNF574 gene encoding zinc finger protein 574 translates to MTEESEETVLYIEHRFVCSECNQLYGSLEEVLMHQNSHVPQQHFELVGVADPGVTVATEAASGTGLYQTVVQESQYQCLECGQLLLSPSQLLEHQELHLKMMAPQEAVPAEPPPKVPALSSSTIHYECVDCKALFASQELWLNHRQTHLRATPTKSQAPVILGPPVVLGSPMGPARVAVEHSYRKTEEGGEGAAVSSAAATTTEVVTEVELLLYKCSECSQLFQLPADFLEHQATHFPAPAPESEEPALQQETLTSSPAEVPVTQPDPLPSSDHSYELRNGEAIGRDRRGRKARKNNSGEPGGAATQELFCSACDQLFLSPHQLQQHLRSHREGVFKCPLCSRVFPSPSSLDQHLGDHSSESHFLCVDCGLAFGTEALLLAHRRAHTPNPLHSCPCGKNFVNLTKFLYHRRTHGVGGVPLPSTPVPPEEPVTGFSEPASAETGEPEVSEPPMSEESSAEPAAPGTYRCLLCSREFGKALQLTRHQRFVHRLERRHKCGICGKMFKKKSHVRNHLRTHTGERPFPCPDCSKPFNSPANLARHRLTHTGERPYRCGDCGKAFTQSSTLRQHRLVHAQHFPYRCQECGVRFHRPYRLLMHRYHHTGEYPYKCRECPRSFLLRRLLEVHQLVAHAGRQPHRCPSCGAAFPSSLRLREHRCAAAAAQGPRRFECGTCGKKVGSAARLQAHEAAHAAAGPGEVLAKEPPAPRAPRATRTPVASPVALAGTAATAPAGTAAPARRRGLECSECKKLFSTETSLQVHRRIHTGERPYPCPDCGKAFRQSTHLKDHRRLHTGERPFACEVCGKAFAISMRLAEHRRIHTGERPYSCPDCGKSYRSFSNLWKHRKTHQQQHQAAVRQQLAEAEAAVGLAVMETAVETLPLVEAIEIYPLTEAEGVQISG